A region of Emys orbicularis isolate rEmyOrb1 chromosome 20, rEmyOrb1.hap1, whole genome shotgun sequence DNA encodes the following proteins:
- the LOC135892435 gene encoding serine protease 1-like → MTMWLVMALLAVAAAAPQGVDKIIGGYECSPHSQPWQVSLNIGYHFCGGSLIADQWVVSAAHCCPDSMQVILGDHNIQVFEHTEHLMRIETIVLHPSYDEQTLDHDIMLIKLAHRIQLDAYVRPVPLPTACPEVGSLCMVSGWGNILSDGCEFPLAKNLQCVEVPIVSDQVCERSYPGMITSTMMCAGYPEGGKDACQGDAGGPLVCNGELQGIMSWGFGWAQKDHPSIYTKICSVLSWIKSTMAAN, encoded by the exons ctgctgccCCACAGGGAGTAGACAAGATAATTGGGGGATACGAGTGCAGCCCCCATTCACAGCCCTGGCAGGTTTCCCTGAACATTGGGTACCATTTCTGTGGCGGATCCCTCATCGCGGACCAGTGGGTGGTGTCAGCTGCCCACTGCTG ccctgactccatgCAGGTGATCCTGGGAGACCACAACATCCAGGTCTTTGAACACACCGAGCACCTGATGCGCATCGAGACCATTGTGTTGCACCCCAGCTATGACGAGCAGACACTGGACCACGACATCATGCTCATCAAGCTGGCCCACCGCATCCAGCTGGATGCCTACGTGCGACCCGTTCCCCTGCCGACCGCCTGCCCAGAGGTTGGGTCTCTCTGCATGGTGTCAGGATGGGGTAACATCCTCAGCGATGGCTGTGAGTTCCCTCT CGCCAAGAACCTGCAGTGTGTCGAAGTTCCCATTGTGAGCGACCAGGTGTGTGAGCGCTCCTACCCCGGGATGATCACCAGCACCATGATGTGCGCTGGGTACCCGGAAGGAGGCAAGGATGCATGCCAG GGAGATGCTGGTGGACCTCTGGTCTGCAACGGGGAGTTGCAGGGCATCATGTCCTGGGGATTTGGCTGGGCCCAAAAGGATCACCCTAGCATCTACACCAAGATCTGCTCTGTGCTGTCCTGGATCAAGAGCACCATGGCCGCTAACTGA